In Anaerobacillus isosaccharinicus, one genomic interval encodes:
- a CDS encoding LCP family protein, translated as MLTIKKVILFSLVTIAIFGTLAVFQSNNNLNNGQTNQIHPQTIETEVVVETEITESNINEVTEIKRRTNPFSIRKTPKPLSILLFGVDRTPDEKYGRSDSIMLALVQPETKELMLMSIPRDTYINIPDHGYHKLNRSFQLGGPTLTKQTVSDWLEFEINETASIDYASFEKMIDLIGGIEMHVDRRMAHNEFIIEEGLQTLSGKEALYFVRFRKSLDGNHDSDYKRTERQRQLLTKLTSELLKSRSFTESFSLLRSLFKTVDTTLSLQQIITYGHHYSDFSSEKITTLSITGHGDRRGGLWYEIIPDKELEEKQKLIYEFMNPQGE; from the coding sequence GTGTTAACCATTAAAAAAGTTATTTTATTTAGCCTAGTGACGATTGCAATCTTTGGCACCTTAGCCGTTTTTCAATCAAATAACAATTTAAACAATGGTCAAACAAATCAAATTCATCCACAAACAATTGAAACTGAAGTAGTGGTAGAAACAGAAATTACCGAATCTAATATTAATGAAGTAACAGAAATAAAAAGACGAACGAATCCATTCTCGATTAGAAAAACACCTAAACCATTATCAATTTTACTGTTTGGTGTTGATCGCACACCTGATGAAAAATATGGTCGTTCCGATTCCATCATGCTTGCATTAGTCCAACCTGAAACGAAGGAATTGATGCTAATGTCTATTCCAAGAGACACCTATATCAACATCCCAGATCATGGATACCATAAATTAAATCGCTCCTTTCAATTAGGAGGTCCAACACTAACAAAACAAACAGTTTCCGACTGGCTTGAATTTGAAATTAACGAAACAGCATCTATTGATTATGCTAGCTTCGAAAAAATGATCGACCTAATTGGCGGAATTGAAATGCACGTAGACCGCCGTATGGCCCATAACGAGTTTATTATTGAGGAAGGACTTCAAACTTTATCTGGCAAAGAAGCCCTTTACTTTGTTCGATTCCGAAAAAGCTTAGACGGTAACCACGACAGTGATTATAAAAGAACGGAACGACAACGTCAGCTCCTAACCAAGTTAACAAGTGAATTATTAAAATCTCGTTCCTTTACTGAATCCTTTTCTTTATTAAGGTCCCTTTTTAAAACGGTCGACACAACCTTGTCCTTACAGCAAATCATCACATACGGACACCATTATTCTGACTTTTCATCGGAAAAGATAACCACCCTTTCAATTACCGGACACGGAGACCGACGCGGCGGCCTCTGGTACGAAATCATCCCAGACAAAGAACTCGAAGAAAAACAAAAACTGATTTATGAGTTTATGAATCCGCAGGGAGAATAG
- a CDS encoding glutamate-1-semialdehyde 2,1-aminomutase codes for MERKQSEVLYEEAQQHIVGGVNSPSRSFKGVGGGTPIFMERAKGAYFWDVDGNKYIDYLAAYGPIITGHAHPHITKAITNACENGILYGTPTGLEVTFAKMLKEAIPSMEKVRFVNSGTEAVMTTIRVARAYTGRDKIIKFAGCYHGHSDLVLVAAGSGPSTLGTPDSAGVPKSIAKEVITVPFNDIEAYEQALKKWGNEIAAVLVEPIVGNFGIVEPFPGFLEKVNELTHKAGALVIYDEVITAFRFMYGGAQNLLGVEPDITALGKIIGGGLPIGAYGGKKAIMEQVAPLGPAYQAGTMAGNPASISAGIACLEILQQPGVYEQLDQFGEILEKGIKSLAEKYNIPITLNRLMGALTIYFTTEIVTNYDLAEQTDGEMFAKFFKLMLNEGINLAPSKYEAWFLTTEHTEEDLTYTLKAVENAFIALNNE; via the coding sequence ATGGAACGGAAACAATCGGAAGTATTATATGAAGAAGCACAGCAGCATATCGTCGGCGGCGTTAATAGTCCGTCACGTTCGTTTAAAGGTGTTGGTGGTGGTACCCCAATTTTTATGGAAAGAGCCAAAGGGGCTTATTTCTGGGATGTAGATGGAAACAAATATATCGACTATTTAGCGGCATATGGCCCAATTATTACTGGACATGCTCACCCTCATATTACAAAAGCAATTACTAATGCTTGTGAAAACGGAATTTTATACGGAACACCGACTGGGCTTGAAGTTACCTTTGCTAAAATGCTTAAAGAAGCTATTCCTTCAATGGAAAAGGTCCGGTTTGTTAACTCTGGAACAGAAGCCGTTATGACAACTATACGTGTTGCCCGAGCTTACACCGGACGTGATAAAATCATCAAATTTGCTGGTTGCTATCACGGCCATTCTGATTTAGTTCTAGTCGCTGCTGGATCTGGTCCTTCTACACTTGGCACACCTGATTCTGCTGGTGTTCCGAAAAGCATTGCTAAAGAAGTCATTACAGTTCCATTTAACGACATTGAAGCCTACGAACAAGCGTTAAAAAAGTGGGGCAATGAAATAGCGGCAGTTTTAGTTGAGCCAATCGTTGGTAACTTCGGGATTGTTGAACCATTCCCTGGGTTTTTAGAAAAAGTAAATGAACTTACTCATAAAGCTGGAGCCCTCGTTATTTACGACGAAGTCATTACCGCTTTTCGTTTCATGTATGGCGGAGCCCAAAACTTATTAGGTGTTGAACCTGATATCACGGCCCTTGGGAAAATTATTGGTGGCGGCTTACCAATTGGCGCTTACGGTGGAAAAAAAGCTATTATGGAACAAGTGGCACCATTAGGCCCAGCTTATCAAGCCGGAACAATGGCAGGTAATCCAGCCTCCATTAGTGCAGGCATTGCTTGTCTTGAAATATTACAACAACCTGGCGTATACGAGCAATTAGATCAATTCGGTGAAATACTTGAAAAAGGAATTAAAAGCTTAGCAGAGAAATATAATATTCCTATTACCCTTAATAGATTGATGGGGGCTTTAACCATTTATTTCACAACCGAAATTGTTACAAATTATGATTTAGCTGAACAAACGGATGGTGAGATGTTCGCCAAATTCTTTAAACTTATGCTTAATGAAGGAATTAATCTCGCTCCGTCAAAATACGAAGCTTGGTTTCTAACAACCGAACACACCGAAGAAGATCTTACCTATACACTAAAAGCTGTTGAAAATGCATTTATAGCCTTGAATAATGAATAA
- a CDS encoding glutamate synthase-related protein encodes MKRKWSPENFTGFKNEEHDSCGIVSAIEKKRIPTKKNIDDCIDALVKMNHRAGFINEEGDGVGIHIDIPRALWKEKLQQSSQNTGLVDDSNFVVGHFFINKGTNVDKAKETIIAHFAEADLDILFESDQVTNSDALGPMGRSQEPCFWQVALFPKEKIDNLSSKLFNLIIKIEKDLAVHVASLSQYHAVYKVLGAGDILPKFYQDLANPLVASTMTLGHNRYSTNTLSNFFRVQPFSVIGHNGEINTIAKLRDEAQMLGVPLVEGASDSQDLSRILETFICEHNYSLFEALEIMFPPIINEIKAFPDHLQDLYTYIREAWGHFAQGPAGIISRFGDEAAFSLDSLGLRPLWMIENETSFYFSSEQGILSSNEFVSEPKPLAPGEKVGLKWKEDDTIQVYFHEEVQEEVYTRMNKRLSVAGSRKRLTTILAKGNTPHKMKIKVTNNYYSAFGWDREHIQMVEQMAEKGVEPIRSLGHDAPLAALDQGRKNLADFIKESVAVVTNPAIDRDREMEHFSTRVIVGKRPSLFSDAPFNVAELVSPLLIEGSPGELLASQHNHPTYEQILEKFKTTDEIYYLALSFSKDETISAALDRLTNEAASAIEGGAALLVLDDEKAHKENQLWLDPHLAVSAIDQGLTEKQLRRGCSIAVRSASIRSLHDIAVLFGLGADVINPYLMFATVVEQDDKPAVQLFTALNKGLEKVISTLGIHELRGYGRLFSAMGLNKEVADVLNIVNFLGSSEVAFNFDAIKKDSIARYEDFHKENAKAGKLFHFFPRIWKSIGDLSSGVASYEDFKNKLEEQELKNPISIRHLTDLVHSKKPLNPEEVDVGVKNHSLPFMISSMSFGSQNEIAFRAYAEAAERLNMISFNGEGGEIKDMLGKYPNTRGQQVASGRFGVNVELLNSTNLIELKIGQGAKPGEGGHLPGSKVTAKVAAARNATTGSDLISPSNNHDIYSIEDLAQIITEFKTANDQAKVAVKVPIVPNIGTIAVGIAKAGADYITLSGFDGGTGAARVHALQHVGLPIEIGVKAAHNALIEAGLRNSVELWADGGMRSALDVMKVILLGANRVGFGTLAMIAVGCTTCRGCHLDTCHVGIATQIESEEQAKEHGLRRFVPRKFDLAVEGLTNLFTAFGKELQVLTATLGAKRTQDLVGRSDLLQQVRGKELMNLSSMLETIAVTDISHYEAQTEIEEGRLAVAVGAEYLDNNVEELSQSREFTRVTAEQRVLGSRVSCHRVRGKLDGSYRNLPEITLNFKEGSIPGNGLGAYNSSGVTINVHGGAQDGVGKTSFGGSFAILKSEGRDGRFYNGSVGKGAGYGAQQGLFIIQGNADARAGIRLSGADIIIGGRVTKPLRTDYFANIATHANIKGFAFEYMTNGRGVVLGDPGPWICAGMTGGVVYLRHQPEVGLTKAALQKRIAKGANVSIEPLSNKGIDDLTELLTKYKNTLTENGQTEEAEIIAMLLAEPEEHFLQVIPTKLQADPSVSTE; translated from the coding sequence ATGAAAAGAAAATGGAGTCCCGAAAATTTTACTGGCTTTAAAAATGAAGAGCATGACAGCTGCGGAATCGTTTCTGCAATTGAAAAAAAACGGATACCAACGAAAAAAAATATTGACGATTGTATCGATGCCTTAGTAAAAATGAACCACCGAGCTGGATTTATTAATGAAGAAGGTGACGGTGTAGGGATCCATATCGATATTCCCCGTGCCCTATGGAAAGAAAAATTACAACAAAGTTCTCAAAACACAGGTCTAGTTGATGATTCTAATTTCGTTGTTGGTCATTTCTTTATCAACAAAGGGACCAACGTAGATAAAGCGAAGGAAACGATCATAGCTCACTTTGCTGAAGCAGACCTTGATATTTTGTTCGAATCTGACCAAGTGACAAACTCAGATGCACTTGGGCCAATGGGTCGTAGCCAAGAACCTTGTTTTTGGCAAGTAGCTTTATTTCCTAAGGAAAAAATCGATAACCTTTCTAGTAAACTATTTAACTTAATAATAAAGATTGAAAAGGATTTGGCTGTTCATGTTGCCTCACTTAGCCAATATCATGCTGTTTATAAAGTATTAGGTGCAGGAGATATTCTGCCAAAATTTTATCAAGATTTAGCTAATCCTTTAGTAGCTTCTACAATGACTTTAGGTCATAACCGTTATTCAACAAATACGCTATCAAATTTTTTCCGCGTTCAACCATTTAGTGTTATTGGTCATAACGGAGAAATAAACACAATAGCGAAACTTCGTGATGAAGCCCAGATGCTAGGTGTCCCACTTGTAGAAGGCGCAAGTGACTCTCAAGACTTAAGCCGTATTTTAGAAACGTTTATCTGTGAACATAACTATTCGTTATTTGAAGCTCTTGAAATAATGTTTCCACCAATTATTAATGAAATTAAAGCCTTCCCTGATCATTTGCAAGATTTATATACGTATATTCGTGAGGCTTGGGGTCATTTTGCCCAAGGACCTGCAGGGATTATATCTCGCTTTGGTGATGAAGCTGCGTTCTCTCTTGACTCATTAGGTTTACGTCCACTTTGGATGATTGAAAATGAAACTTCTTTCTATTTTTCTTCAGAACAAGGAATTCTTTCTTCAAATGAATTTGTTTCTGAACCAAAGCCACTTGCTCCAGGGGAAAAGGTAGGCTTGAAGTGGAAAGAAGACGACACTATTCAGGTATACTTTCACGAAGAAGTCCAAGAAGAAGTTTATACTCGGATGAATAAACGACTTAGTGTAGCGGGAAGCCGAAAGCGCCTCACAACAATACTTGCAAAAGGCAACACACCACATAAAATGAAAATTAAAGTGACAAATAACTATTACTCTGCCTTTGGTTGGGACCGAGAACATATTCAGATGGTTGAGCAAATGGCAGAAAAAGGTGTTGAACCAATTCGTTCTTTAGGTCATGATGCTCCTTTAGCAGCCCTTGACCAAGGCCGAAAAAACCTGGCTGACTTTATTAAAGAAAGTGTTGCAGTTGTTACAAACCCAGCGATTGACAGAGACCGTGAAATGGAACATTTCTCAACTCGTGTCATCGTTGGAAAGAGACCTTCACTTTTTTCAGATGCACCGTTTAATGTAGCTGAACTTGTTTCGCCACTATTAATTGAAGGCTCTCCAGGTGAACTGCTAGCATCTCAGCATAATCATCCAACATATGAGCAAATATTAGAGAAATTCAAAACAACTGATGAAATTTATTATCTAGCCCTTTCTTTCTCTAAAGATGAGACCATTTCGGCTGCACTAGATAGACTGACGAACGAAGCTGCTTCTGCTATTGAAGGTGGTGCTGCACTACTTGTACTCGATGATGAAAAAGCTCATAAAGAAAATCAATTATGGTTAGACCCTCATCTAGCTGTATCGGCTATTGATCAAGGATTAACTGAAAAACAATTACGACGTGGCTGTTCGATTGCCGTACGTTCTGCTAGCATTCGTTCTCTCCACGATATTGCCGTATTGTTTGGTTTAGGTGCAGATGTCATTAACCCTTATTTAATGTTTGCAACGGTTGTGGAACAAGATGACAAACCTGCAGTTCAGCTATTCACTGCCTTAAACAAAGGACTTGAAAAAGTTATATCAACTCTTGGTATCCATGAACTTCGGGGCTATGGCCGCTTATTTTCGGCGATGGGTCTAAATAAAGAAGTAGCCGATGTATTAAACATCGTCAACTTCTTAGGATCATCAGAAGTAGCTTTCAACTTTGATGCGATAAAAAAGGATAGCATAGCGAGGTACGAAGATTTCCATAAAGAAAATGCAAAGGCTGGGAAACTATTTCATTTCTTCCCACGTATTTGGAAATCAATCGGTGACCTTTCAAGTGGTGTTGCATCATACGAAGATTTTAAAAATAAGTTAGAAGAACAAGAACTAAAAAATCCTATCTCTATTCGACATCTAACCGATCTAGTTCATTCAAAGAAACCATTAAACCCTGAAGAAGTAGATGTGGGCGTAAAAAATCATAGCCTTCCATTTATGATTTCTTCAATGTCATTTGGTTCTCAAAATGAAATAGCTTTTAGGGCTTACGCTGAAGCAGCAGAGCGCCTTAACATGATTTCATTCAACGGTGAGGGTGGAGAAATTAAAGATATGCTTGGGAAGTACCCAAATACGAGAGGTCAGCAGGTTGCCTCTGGTCGTTTTGGGGTAAACGTCGAACTACTAAATTCAACAAACTTAATAGAGTTAAAGATCGGTCAAGGAGCTAAACCAGGTGAAGGTGGGCACTTGCCAGGTTCAAAAGTAACAGCCAAAGTCGCTGCTGCTCGTAATGCTACGACCGGCTCTGATTTGATCTCACCATCAAATAACCATGATATTTATTCAATTGAAGATTTAGCTCAAATTATCACTGAGTTTAAAACAGCAAACGACCAAGCCAAAGTTGCAGTAAAAGTCCCAATCGTTCCGAACATCGGAACAATCGCTGTTGGAATTGCAAAAGCTGGCGCCGATTACATTACATTAAGTGGTTTTGATGGCGGAACAGGTGCTGCTCGTGTTCATGCCCTTCAACATGTTGGTTTACCAATTGAAATTGGAGTTAAAGCAGCACACAACGCGCTGATTGAAGCAGGTCTACGTAATTCAGTAGAACTATGGGCAGACGGTGGAATGCGAAGCGCTCTTGATGTAATGAAGGTTATCCTTTTAGGTGCTAACCGTGTTGGTTTTGGTACGCTAGCCATGATTGCAGTTGGTTGTACGACTTGTCGTGGTTGTCATCTTGATACATGCCATGTTGGAATTGCAACTCAAATCGAAAGTGAGGAACAAGCAAAAGAACATGGTCTACGACGGTTTGTCCCTCGTAAATTTGATTTAGCCGTTGAAGGGTTAACAAATCTCTTCACTGCATTCGGTAAAGAGTTACAAGTATTAACAGCCACACTTGGTGCAAAGCGCACGCAAGATCTTGTTGGCCGCTCAGACTTACTCCAACAAGTCCGAGGCAAAGAATTAATGAATTTATCTAGTATGTTAGAAACGATTGCTGTAACCGATATCTCTCACTATGAAGCTCAAACGGAAATTGAAGAAGGACGATTAGCAGTTGCTGTCGGTGCTGAGTACCTAGATAACAACGTAGAAGAACTTTCTCAATCTAGAGAGTTTACTAGAGTAACAGCCGAACAACGTGTATTAGGAAGCCGTGTTTCATGTCATCGAGTTCGTGGAAAGCTTGATGGTTCATACCGAAACTTACCTGAAATTACGCTAAACTTTAAGGAAGGTTCTATCCCTGGTAACGGTCTAGGTGCTTATAATAGTAGCGGTGTTACGATTAATGTCCATGGTGGTGCTCAAGATGGTGTTGGAAAGACATCCTTTGGCGGTTCATTTGCTATCTTAAAATCTGAAGGACGCGACGGCAGATTTTATAATGGCTCAGTAGGTAAAGGTGCTGGTTACGGCGCTCAACAAGGACTTTTCATCATTCAAGGAAACGCTGATGCTAGAGCAGGAATTCGTCTCTCAGGAGCCGATATCATTATTGGTGGTCGTGTTACTAAGCCACTTCGTACAGATTACTTTGCAAATATCGCTACACATGCCAATATTAAAGGTTTTGCTTTTGAGTATATGACAAATGGACGTGGGGTTGTTTTAGGTGACCCAGGACCTTGGATTTGTGCAGGTATGACTGGTGGTGTCGTCTACCTTCGTCATCAACCAGAAGTGGGCTTAACAAAAGCAGCTCTACAAAAAAGGATTGCAAAAGGAGCAAACGTATCAATCGAACCTTTATCAAATAAAGGGATTGATGATTTAACAGAGCTGTTAACGAAGTACAAAAATACTCTGACGGAAAATGGGCAAACAGAAGAGGCTGAAATTATCGCCATGCTTCTAGCCGAACCAGAAGAACATTTCCTTCAAGTGATCCCAACTAAACTACAAGCTGACCCATCAGTGTCAACAGAATAA
- a CDS encoding FUSC family protein has protein sequence MKLGARIFKTGLSITLSLYVAMFFNLSPPMFAALAATFAIQPSIQKSFQTILEQVQANIISAILAIVFVLTFGHHPFVVGVVVIIVIAINLQLKMEAIIPLAVVTVIIIMESPTDDFIAFATTRFLLIIIGVFSAFIVNLVFIPPKHETQLYHKISDSTENIIKWIRLLTRNDAKQKMLKKDLSRLKDTMIKINNLFLLYKEERNYFKKRQYAKARKVVLFRHMLATSNKALVILKSLNRRENELHHMPEELQTLIRERLDYLTNYHERILLKYVGKVKTHTTEECIQEVCLGKQELMELFVNFYKKEEIDSDEWLHLFPIIAQIVEYSDQLEYLDKLVNGFFKYHKKENKVNIKEREE, from the coding sequence ATGAAGCTTGGAGCCCGGATTTTCAAAACCGGATTATCCATTACACTTTCACTTTATGTTGCGATGTTTTTCAATTTGTCTCCACCTATGTTTGCTGCCCTAGCAGCTACATTTGCCATACAACCATCTATACAAAAAAGTTTTCAAACAATTCTAGAGCAAGTTCAGGCAAATATTATTAGTGCAATTTTAGCAATCGTGTTTGTTCTGACATTTGGACATCATCCATTTGTCGTAGGTGTAGTGGTCATTATTGTTATTGCCATAAATCTTCAGCTGAAAATGGAAGCGATCATTCCTTTAGCCGTAGTTACTGTTATTATCATTATGGAAAGCCCTACTGATGATTTTATTGCTTTTGCAACAACTCGTTTTCTACTTATTATCATCGGTGTTTTCTCAGCATTTATCGTTAATTTAGTCTTTATTCCACCAAAACACGAAACACAGCTTTATCATAAAATATCCGATAGCACAGAGAACATCATTAAATGGATTAGACTCTTAACACGTAACGACGCTAAACAGAAAATGCTAAAAAAAGATTTATCTAGATTAAAAGATACGATGATAAAAATTAATAATTTGTTTCTTCTCTATAAAGAAGAACGAAATTACTTTAAGAAACGCCAGTATGCTAAAGCGAGAAAAGTTGTTCTTTTTCGCCATATGTTAGCAACTTCAAATAAAGCTTTAGTCATATTAAAATCATTAAACAGGCGTGAAAATGAATTACACCACATGCCTGAAGAACTTCAGACATTAATTAGAGAGCGTCTCGATTACCTAACAAACTATCATGAACGAATTCTTCTGAAGTATGTAGGTAAGGTTAAAACACATACGACGGAAGAGTGCATTCAAGAAGTTTGTCTTGGCAAGCAAGAATTAATGGAGTTATTCGTTAATTTTTACAAAAAAGAAGAAATTGACTCAGATGAATGGCTTCATCTCTTCCCTATAATTGCCCAAATCGTCGAGTATAGCGATCAATTAGAATACTTAGATAAGCTTGTTAACGGCTTCTTTAAGTATCATAAAAAAGAAAATAAGGTAAATATCAAGGAAAGAGAAGAATAG
- a CDS encoding RDD family protein, whose protein sequence is MEQKWINKMLDEKYQAGLFSRLVALFYDLMTLAITLLIVGTLTTRWMYGQTNAPELNDMVMIREYILEHEFHLFVINWVVLATVAILIQYVFPMFSKQTVGMKMVGLYLRDENAIEISKVQYVKRELMKLYLFPTLFLSLKKGKRPLYDEKSKSYLLK, encoded by the coding sequence ATGGAACAAAAATGGATCAATAAAATGCTTGATGAAAAATACCAGGCTGGCTTATTCTCACGGTTGGTTGCTCTATTTTATGATTTAATGACCTTAGCCATTACCTTACTCATTGTTGGAACTTTGACAACAAGATGGATGTATGGTCAAACAAATGCACCTGAATTAAACGATATGGTCATGATTCGTGAATATATTTTGGAGCATGAATTTCATTTGTTCGTCATTAATTGGGTCGTCTTAGCAACAGTGGCTATTCTTATTCAATATGTTTTTCCAATGTTCTCAAAACAAACGGTGGGGATGAAAATGGTGGGCTTATATCTACGTGATGAAAATGCAATAGAGATTAGTAAAGTTCAGTATGTAAAAAGAGAGTTAATGAAACTATATCTTTTTCCGACGTTATTTCTTTCACTAAAAAAAGGAAAAAGACCACTATATGATGAAAAATCAAAAAGCTATTTATTAAAATAG